From the genome of Medicago truncatula cultivar Jemalong A17 chromosome 2, MtrunA17r5.0-ANR, whole genome shotgun sequence:
TTTGCTCTTTTCCTTCTCCTTCGCAATAGAACTCAAAAGACCTGCAAAAAGGAAGGGAAACAGGTAAAAGTAGCTTATCCGGCATAAAAGATATAAGAACTTAGTATTTACATGAAATTGGGGATTTTTTTCATGagattacttgcaaaacaattaataagtGTCATGAATAAACAtgtaattttatgaaaattaattgATACTTATCAAGAAAAAATGCTACATGTTGCAAAAAATTTGCCCCAATGACACTACGACAATGCATACCTATACTGCATGAATGGTATTGTAGCTaagtcttttatttatattcctCCACTCATGTATTGTTTGAAATGAACATCTATCGGTTGAAATATAATCGCGATGTATTTGTGCTTGTGCCGATCGCCACAGATAGCAAAGCTTTTTCTGTAGTGCTTTGGTAAGTGGCGGCCAAGGGGTGCATGGTGTCAACATGGTTGGAATGTCTTGGTTTATCATGTAATACATTTCAACTTATGTCTTTCCTAGTTTAGATACTCTTTGGAAGAACTAAAGACAACACAGTTACGGGACATAGTTCGTTTATTTGGCATAATCACTTGACAAAAAAGAAATCACTGTTGAGAACTATTAGCTGAATAGTCGCCTAACTTTTAAGTTCGATAACTAGGGACTAAATGAAGCAAAGTTGGGAAAAGAGTATAGTTATTATGAATTCTCCTACTCAATTGGAGGATGAAGtttgaaattatatttgcaAAATCAGATCTCTGTTGGCTATATTTACATTTGCTTTCTATGTCAAAGGACTAACAATGtttatacataaaataataaaagaatgtGAATTGGGATCTATACATGAAAGAACAAAGTAATATGTTAGTCTTAAAGATTATCTCAGAATAACTTGCTGGCAAATTCATCTATGTCAACACCTTCGATGCGACAAGAAGCTGATTTTGATGCAAGTTCCCTCAGCTCTGATACACTTCTTCCCAATTGCAAAgccattttcatttcaaatagctctccattttctcttttctctaaATCTTTCTCTCCCAAAGTTGATTCAATTGAAGTTTCTATCAAGTTGAAAAAACCAGCAGAAGCTCTATACATTTCAAAAACCATGCCAACTTGTCCACCATGCTCAAAAGTATTGATTGCAGAAGCCAATGAACCAGCCAAGAGAGGAACAAATGCAGCGAAAGAACCACTACCTACAAACGTCGATCCAATAGCTGCAATTCCTGTGAGCAATGGCCCTGCAATTGCCAAACTCTTGTTTACCTTCAAAGCTATGTTTCCAAGTCTGTCATAATCTTCAGCGTCTTTTCTCTTTATCACTTCAACAACTTCCCTCATTTCCATTTCCAATTCTTTACTCCACCCATTATTCATTTTCCCCATTTTCTTGCTTTGTGTTTTTACCTTTTTTGACATAGGCCACCAATTAGCAGGTTCAAATTTTGAAGGGTATTTTTCAAGCATTGCTCCCAATAAAGGAAGAGGGTATGCTTTATCAAGTGCCAAAACCTTTTCCATTGCATCTTTGACATCTTCCTCGGTAGGATTTCCTATAGCAATTTTAGTTTGGATTTGACTTTGAAGTTGCTTGAACAATCTTGTAGCATTTCTTTGTTCCTCGGCCAATTGAGAAGGTTGGATTTTGTTCATGATAAGCAACAATCCAGTGGCTGCAGAGAATAAAAGAGCAGAAGATAACTTCAAAGCCAAAAGTGATGAATCAGAGCAAGTAGCTGCAGCAGTAGCAGCAACACCAGACATGGTTGTAGCAGTAAGAGTAATCATGTTGATGGAGTTCAAGAGAAGAGTGTTCCAATTGCTACGCTGTTCG
Proteins encoded in this window:
- the LOC25486197 gene encoding probable F-box protein At4g22030 isoform X1 is translated as MVCLQISAAANLCSLRTVNAAIHLPKLPSLSNLSIPQLSKTRKLIEEFNGSKDQIERNNNVVLTTQSHDELYRQNNKKSNAIIKLYAILEAVSDRVEMHQNIGEQRSNWNTLLLNSINMITLTATTMSGVAATAAATCSDSSLLALKLSSALLFSAATGLLLIMNKIQPSQLAEEQRNATRLFKQLQSQIQTKIAIGNPTEEDVKDAMEKVLALDKAYPLPLLGAMLEKYPSKFEPANWWPMSKKVKTQSKKMGKMNNGWSKELEMEMREVVEVIKRKDAEDYDRLGNIALKVNKSLAIAGPLLTGIAAIGSTFVGSGSFAAFVPLLAGSLASAINTFEHGGQVGMVFEMYRASAGFFNLIETSIESTLGEKDLEKRENGELFEMKMALQLGKSVSELRELASKSASYRMEGVDIDEFSSKIF
- the LOC25486197 gene encoding probable F-box protein At4g22030 isoform X2; translated protein: MVCLQISAAANLCSLRTVNAAIHLPKLPSLSNLSIPQLSKTRKLIEEFNGSKDQIERNNNVVLTTQSHDELYRQNNKKSNAIIKLYAILEAVSDRVEMHQNIGEQRSNWNTLLLNSINMITLTATTMSGVAATAAATCSDSSLLALKLSSALLFSAATGLLLIMNKIQPSQLAEEQRNATRLFKQLQSQIQTKIAIGNPTEEDVKDAMEKVLALDKAYPLPLLGAMLEKYPSKFEPANWWPMSKKVKTQSKKMGKMNNGWSKELEMEMREVVEVIKRKDAEDYDRLGNIALKVNKSLAIAGPLLTGIAAIGSTFVGSGSFAAFVPLLAGSLASAINTFEHGGQVGMVFEMYRASAGFFNLIETSIESTLGEKDLEKRENGELFEMKMALQLGKSVSELRELASKSASYRMEGVDIDEFSSKIF